In Terriglobia bacterium, the following proteins share a genomic window:
- the solA gene encoding N-methyl-L-tryptophan oxidase, translated as MGSGKRYDVAVIGAGVFGAWTAWHLARRGRRVLLLEAYGPAHTRASSGGESRIIRMGYGPDELYTRWSLRSLAQWKEFFAATQQPLFQESGVLWLAGEDTAYLLQTEETLRRCGVPIEHLDCAALERRYPQIAFDNVGAGFLEPQSGLLLARRAVAAVVADAVKRGAEYRLAAVETPRGAGRLDVIEAFSGEHFSAGAYIFACGPWLGKLFPEILGPRIFPSRQEVFFFGVPAGDARFAVPAMPTWLFQADEVYGMPDLESRGFKIALDHHGERVDPDTQSRMVTPEVADWVRGYVARRFPALAGAPIIETRVCQYENTSNGDFLIDRHPELDNVWFAGGGSGHGFKHGPALGEYVAAQLEGSAKPEPRFSLATKRTVQHRSVH; from the coding sequence ATGGGATCCGGCAAGCGATACGACGTCGCGGTGATCGGCGCAGGAGTGTTCGGCGCGTGGACGGCGTGGCATCTGGCGCGGCGCGGCCGGCGCGTGCTGCTGCTGGAGGCCTACGGCCCGGCGCACACACGCGCCAGCTCCGGCGGCGAATCGCGCATCATCCGCATGGGCTATGGCCCGGACGAACTGTACACGCGCTGGTCGCTGCGCTCGCTGGCGCAGTGGAAAGAGTTTTTCGCAGCGACCCAGCAGCCGCTGTTCCAGGAGTCCGGCGTGCTGTGGCTGGCCGGCGAAGACACCGCCTATCTGCTGCAGACCGAAGAGACGCTGCGGCGCTGCGGGGTGCCGATCGAACACTTGGACTGCGCGGCACTGGAACGGCGCTACCCGCAGATAGCATTCGACAATGTGGGCGCGGGATTTCTCGAGCCGCAGAGCGGGCTGCTGCTGGCGCGGCGGGCGGTCGCGGCGGTGGTCGCGGACGCGGTGAAGCGCGGCGCGGAGTACCGGCTGGCGGCCGTGGAAACGCCGCGCGGTGCGGGGCGCCTGGACGTCATCGAGGCCTTCAGCGGCGAGCATTTTTCGGCCGGCGCCTATATCTTCGCCTGCGGCCCGTGGCTCGGCAAACTCTTTCCGGAAATTCTCGGCCCGCGCATCTTTCCCAGCCGCCAGGAAGTCTTTTTCTTCGGCGTTCCGGCGGGCGACGCGCGCTTTGCCGTGCCGGCCATGCCCACGTGGCTCTTCCAGGCCGACGAGGTCTACGGCATGCCGGACCTCGAGAGCCGCGGATTCAAGATCGCGCTGGACCATCACGGCGAGCGCGTGGACCCGGACACGCAGTCGCGCATGGTCACGCCCGAAGTGGCCGACTGGGTGCGCGGCTACGTGGCGCGGCGCTTCCCGGCCCTGGCCGGCGCGCCGATCATCGAGACGCGCGTCTGCCAGTACGAAAACACGTCCAACGGCGATTTCCTGATCGACCGTCACCCGGAGCTGGACAATGTATGGTTCGCCGGCGGCGGCTCGGGCCACGGCTTCAAACACGGCCCGGCGCTCGGCGAATATGTCGCGGCGCAGCTCGAAGGCAGCGCCAAGCCCGAGCCCCGTTTCTCCCTGGCCACCAAGCGCACCGTCCAGCACCGCTCTGTCCACTAA